The Methanolacinia petrolearia DSM 11571 genome has a segment encoding these proteins:
- a CDS encoding FKBP-type peptidyl-prolyl cis-trans isomerase, with translation MKKGTGFSGLSRLSLVIIAVILSIVLLSGSTLAGSYEIDNKAPAKSGDQVSVYYSLSFPGGSVFETNVNGTPLNFTLGSGAMIPGFDKAIWGMVPGETKTVVLTPDEGYGEKNESLVQNISLTEAIDLVSSMDKENITISFIPGYSCPMIEYKLPEGKYMRYVFTNVTDDSVTVDTNKPLVGKDLQFTITLDSVIKRA, from the coding sequence ATGAAAAAAGGAACTGGTTTCTCAGGTCTCTCCCGTCTTTCGCTGGTGATTATTGCCGTTATTCTGTCAATTGTCCTCCTGTCAGGATCGACGCTTGCGGGAAGCTATGAAATAGATAATAAAGCGCCTGCAAAATCCGGAGATCAGGTAAGCGTATATTATTCCCTCTCTTTTCCCGGGGGGAGCGTGTTCGAAACGAATGTAAACGGGACACCGCTGAACTTTACACTCGGAAGCGGAGCGATGATCCCCGGGTTCGACAAGGCAATTTGGGGAATGGTTCCCGGTGAGACGAAGACAGTTGTTTTAACCCCGGACGAGGGATACGGGGAGAAAAACGAAAGCCTGGTGCAGAATATTTCGTTGACTGAGGCTATAGATCTTGTAAGCAGCATGGACAAGGAGAACATCACGATATCGTTTATCCCCGGTTATTCCTGCCCGATGATCGAATACAAACTCCCGGAAGGGAAATACATGAGATACGTCTTTACTAATGTAACCGACGATTCGGTGACCGTCGATACGAACAAGCCGCTCGTAGGAAAAGATCTCCAGTTTACAATTACCCTTGATTCCGTTATTAAAAGGGCATAA
- a CDS encoding DUF1294 domain-containing protein encodes MQNILILLAIYILLNIVSLFAFALDKRKAAKGKWRTPEKKLLLLSFLGPFGAAFGMKMFRHKTMKLKFKLVYLFLALHIVAICAIVMFLADLI; translated from the coding sequence ATGCAAAACATCCTCATCCTTCTCGCAATATACATCCTCCTCAATATCGTCTCCCTCTTTGCCTTCGCCCTCGACAAAAGAAAGGCCGCGAAAGGAAAATGGCGGACGCCTGAAAAGAAACTTCTGCTTCTCTCCTTCCTTGGGCCTTTCGGGGCGGCCTTCGGGATGAAGATGTTCCGGCACAAGACGATGAAGCTGAAGTTCAAGCTGGTCTATCTCTTCCTCGCCCTGCACATCGTCGCGATATGTGCAATTGTCATGTTCCTGGCGGATCTGATCTGA
- a CDS encoding DUF1294 domain-containing protein, translating to MQNILILLAIYILLNIVSLFAFALDKRKAAKGKWRTPEKKLLLLSFLGPFGAAFGMRMFRHKTMKLKFKLVYIFLALHIVAICAIVMFLADLI from the coding sequence ATGCAAAACATCCTCATCCTTCTTGCAATCTACATCCTCCTCAACATCGTCTCGCTCTTTGCCTTCGCCCTCGACAAAAGGAAGGCCGCGAAAGGAAAATGGCGGACGCCTGAAAAGAAACTTCTGCTTCTCTCTTTCCTCGGGCCTTTCGGGGCGGCCTTCGGGATGAGAATGTTCCGGCACAAGACGATGAAGCTGAAGTTCAAGCTGGTCTATATCTTCCTCGCCCTGCACATCGTCGCGATATGTGCCATTGTGATGTTCCTGGCGGATCTGATCTGA
- a CDS encoding outer membrane protein assembly factor BamB family protein, with amino-acid sequence MTFRFMNYIKRLRQTEGIGGVIINFINSPKFLIFLLLIAFIIIPAQALSPLWVSNLTEIDQDIQDTSGRHFLLFLAISDDGKTIATASFDGSIYLMNEKGKVLRNITAGNESLEILSLSLSPEGDYLAFSDAGFSPASNPPKKITLMDRNCEELWNHPTRTFTYILAVSSDGLYSVFGSYENITCVDKDGSVLWNYPEAAVSLDISDDFEYIVAITDNQKAFCLNRSGSVIWENKFRSPNNIKISADGNYVSLTTTLRKLYLMESTGAPLWNKTLPPGTKYAKSEISSDGDEIVVRINGAISGYDRSGMLRWNYTKEPASIFSLSKDGRFSVVAANDSLLILDGEGNETGKFSFDEKIQGVAISSDGSKIAAITDNELYYFDNPDAELKNSDITPDETLQTTGPEEITPPATETKKSPLPVLIIIFSMGLAVLFRR; translated from the coding sequence ATGACATTTAGGTTTATGAATTACATCAAACGATTGAGGCAAACGGAAGGAATCGGAGGTGTGATTATTAATTTCATCAATTCCCCCAAATTTTTAATTTTTTTATTATTAATAGCGTTTATAATCATTCCCGCACAGGCATTATCTCCCCTGTGGGTATCAAACCTGACAGAGATCGACCAAGACATCCAGGATACAAGTGGCCGCCACTTCCTGTTGTTCCTGGCAATTTCAGATGACGGTAAAACAATTGCCACAGCATCATTCGACGGCAGCATATATCTCATGAATGAGAAAGGAAAGGTACTCCGGAATATAACGGCAGGAAATGAATCCTTAGAAATTCTTTCATTGAGCCTCTCACCCGAAGGGGATTATCTTGCATTCTCAGATGCGGGTTTTTCCCCGGCATCGAATCCCCCGAAAAAAATCACCCTCATGGACAGAAACTGCGAGGAACTGTGGAATCATCCGACCCGGACATTTACATACATTTTGGCAGTCTCTTCGGACGGCTTATACAGCGTATTCGGCTCTTATGAAAATATCACATGCGTAGACAAGGACGGATCAGTCCTGTGGAATTATCCCGAGGCCGCAGTCTCTCTTGACATATCGGACGATTTTGAGTATATCGTCGCTATAACGGATAACCAGAAGGCATTTTGCCTGAACAGAAGCGGATCGGTAATATGGGAAAATAAATTCCGGTCGCCCAACAACATAAAAATCTCCGCCGACGGAAATTACGTCTCCCTTACAACCACCCTAAGGAAGCTGTATCTCATGGAAAGTACCGGAGCACCCCTCTGGAACAAGACATTGCCGCCGGGAACAAAGTATGCAAAAAGCGAGATCTCCTCTGACGGCGACGAGATAGTTGTACGAATAAACGGAGCCATATCCGGCTACGACCGGTCCGGAATGCTCAGGTGGAATTACACAAAAGAACCGGCATCGATATTCTCGCTCTCAAAAGACGGCCGTTTTTCGGTTGTCGCAGCCAACGATTCCCTGCTCATCCTTGACGGCGAAGGAAACGAAACCGGGAAATTCTCCTTCGATGAAAAAATTCAGGGCGTGGCCATATCATCCGACGGCTCGAAAATAGCGGCGATCACAGATAATGAATTATATTATTTCGACAATCCCGATGCGGAATTAAAGAATTCTGATATCACCCCGGATGAGACCTTACAAACAACAGGTCCAGAAGAGATAACACCACCGGCAACAGAGACAAAAAAATCGCCGTTGCCTGTATTGATTATAATATTCAGTATGGGATTAGCGGTTTTATTCAGGAGATGA
- a CDS encoding outer membrane protein assembly factor BamB family protein encodes MTFRFMNYIKRLRQTEGIGGVIINFINSPKFLIFLLLIAFIIIPAQALSPLWVSNLTEIDQDIQDTSGAHFLLFLAISDGGRTIAAASFDGSIYLMNENGEVLQNITAENESSEILSFSLSSEGNFLALSSVGPGPTSNLPKKIILMDKNCEELWNHPTRTFVYDSKVSSDGLYSVFGSYENITCVDRDGSILWNYPVAAQVISLDISDDFEYIVAVTNDQKAFCLNRSGSVVWENKFRSPYDIKISADGNYVCLTTYLRKMYLMESTGTPLWNKTLPPGTKFAKSGISYNGDEIVVRTTGAVLGYDRSGLLRWNYTTEYQQSLTHPISAPIFLLSKDGRYSVVAANDSLLILDGEGNETGSFSFDEKIQGVAISSDGSKIAAITSNELYYFDNPDAKLKDSDITPDETLQTTNTEEKTQPATQTKQSSLPVLIIIFSIGLAVFFQGRP; translated from the coding sequence ATGACATTTAGGTTTATGAATTACATCAAACGATTGAGGCAAACGGAAGGAATCGGAGGTGTGATTATTAATTTCATCAATTCCCCCAAATTTTTAATTTTTTTATTATTAATAGCGTTTATAATCATTCCCGCACAGGCATTATCTCCCCTGTGGGTATCAAACCTGACAGAGATCGACCAGGACATCCAGGATACAAGCGGTGCTCACTTCCTGTTGTTCCTGGCAATTTCAGATGGCGGCAGAACAATTGCCGCAGCATCATTCGACGGCAGCATATATCTCATGAACGAGAACGGAGAGGTACTCCAGAATATAACAGCAGAAAATGAATCCTCTGAAATCCTTTCATTTAGCCTTTCATCCGAAGGTAACTTTCTTGCCCTGTCAAGTGTTGGTCCCGGTCCGACATCGAATCTCCCGAAAAAAATCATCCTAATGGACAAAAACTGCGAGGAATTGTGGAATCATCCGACCCGGACATTCGTATACGATTCGAAAGTATCGTCGGACGGCTTATACAGCGTATTCGGCTCTTATGAAAATATCACGTGTGTAGATCGAGACGGATCGATCCTGTGGAATTATCCCGTGGCCGCCCAGGTAATCTCTCTTGACATATCGGACGATTTTGAATATATCGTCGCTGTAACGAATGACCAGAAAGCATTCTGCCTGAACAGGAGCGGATCGGTAGTATGGGAAAATAAATTCCGGTCGCCCTACGACATAAAAATCTCCGCCGACGGGAATTACGTTTGTCTTACAACATACCTGAGAAAGATGTACCTCATGGAAAGTACCGGAACACCTCTCTGGAACAAGACATTGCCGCCGGGAACAAAGTTTGCAAAAAGCGGGATCTCCTACAACGGCGATGAAATTGTGGTACGAACAACCGGAGCCGTTTTAGGATACGACCGATCGGGATTGCTCAGGTGGAATTATACTACGGAATATCAGCAATCCCTAACCCATCCGATATCGGCCCCGATCTTTTTACTCTCAAAAGACGGCCGGTATTCGGTTGTCGCAGCCAACGATTCCCTGCTCATCCTTGACGGCGAAGGAAACGAAACAGGATCATTCTCCTTCGATGAAAAAATTCAGGGCGTGGCCATATCATCCGACGGCTCGAAAATAGCGGCGATCACATCTAATGAATTATATTATTTCGACAATCCAGATGCAAAATTAAAGGATTCCGATATCACCCCGGATGAGACCTTACAAACAACAAACACAGAAGAGAAAACACAGCCTGCAACACAGACGAAACAATCGTCGCTGCCTGTATTGATCATAATATTCAGTATTGGGTTAGCGGTTTTCTTCCAGGGCAGGCCATGA